The Deltaproteobacteria bacterium region AGGACGTGGCGCTGGCCGAGGCAATCTGGAGGCAGCGATGACGATCCGGGTAGGGCAGGGCTTCGACGCACACCGGCTGGCCGAGGGCCGGCCGCTCTGGCTGGGCGGGGTCGAGGTCCCCCACGAGCGTGGCCTCGAAGGCCACTCGGACGGGGACGTGCTCCTGCACGCGGTCGCGAGCGCCCTGCTCGGGGCCCTCGGCGAGGGCGACCTCGGCCTCTGGTTCCCCTCCGAAGACGAGCGCCTGCGCGACGTCCCGAGCAGCGACCTGCTCGCGCGGGTCGTGGCGCGGGTCCGCGAGCGTGGCTTCACGGTCGGCAACCTCGACACGACCGTGATCGCCCAGGAGCCCCGCCTCGGCCCGCATCGCAAGGCGATCACCGAGGCCCTCGCGAAGCAGCTCGACGTCCCGGGCGAACGCGTCAACGTGAAGATCACCAGCACCGACGCGCTCGGCGCGATCGGCCGCGGCGAGGGGATCGCGGCCCAGGCGGTGGTGCTGCTCGAGGGCAGCGACCGCGCGCGATGAGCGGGCTGGTCCTCTTCGACACCCGCACCCGCCTCGAGCAGCGCTTCGAGCCGATCGAGCCCGGCCACGCCCGCGTCTACACCTGCGGCCCGACCGTCTACGCCCCCCAGCACCTCGGGAACCTGCGCTCGGTGCTCTTCGCGGACCTGCTCAAGCGCGCGCTCCTGGCCGAGGGCCTGCGCGTCACCCACGTGATCAACATCACCGACGTCGGCCACCTGAGCGACGACGCCGACGCCGGTGAGGACAAGATGGAGCGCGCCGCGGCGCGCGCGGGGCGCAGCGCCGCCGAGATCGCGGCGGAGTACACCGAGCAGTGGCTGCGGGACCGCCGCCGGCTCCGCTGCCTCGAGGCGGAGGTGTACTGCAAGGCCAGCGAGCACATCGCGGAGCAGATCGCCCTGGCCCGGCGCCTCGAGGAGCGCGGCTTCACCTACCGGATCGAGGACGGGCTCTACTTCGACACCGCGAAGTTCCCGCGCTACGCCGAGTTTGCGCGCCTCGACCTGGCCGGCCAGGAGGCGGGCGCCCGGATCGGCGACGTCCCCGGCAAGCGCCACCCCGCCGACTTCGCGCTCTGGAAGTTCGCCGCCCCGGGCGTGCGCCGGCAGCAGGAGTGGGACTCGCCCTGGGGCCGCGGCTTCCCCGGCTGGCACCTCGAGTGCTCGGCGATGAGCATCCGCTACCTCGGGATTCCCTTCGACATCCACACCGGCGGGATCGACCATGTGCCGGTCCACCACAGCAACGAGATCGCCCAGAGCGAGTGCGCCTACGACGTCCACCCCTGGGTGAAGATCTGGATGCACAACGAGTTCCTGAACCTCGGCCAGGAGAAGGTCTCGAAGTCGAAGGGACACGCGCTGGTGCTCGACGACCTGGTCGCGCGCGGCATCGCGCCGCTCGCCTACCGCTACTTCTTCCTCCAGGCCCACTACCGGCAGCAGCAGCAGTTCTCCTTTGCCGAGGTCGAGGCGGCGGCGACCGGCTACCAGCGCCTGCTCGGCGCCGCGGCCGAGGTGCGCGAGGAGCGCGCGGCCCCCGAGCCGGCCGCCCTCGCCGAGCCCCGCGCGCGCTTCCGCGCCGCGATCCGCGCCGACCTGAACGCGCCGAAGGCGCTCGAGGCGGTCTGGTCGGTGGCGCGCAGCCCGCTCGCGGCGGCGGCGAAGCGCGCGCTGCTCCTCGAGTTCGACGAGGTGCTCGGGCTCGGCCTCGCGAGCGAGACGCCGCGCGCGGCGCGCCAGGAGCAGGACCCGCGCATCGACGCGCTGGTGGCCGAACGCGAGGCCGCACGCGCGCGCCGGGACTTCGCCGAGGCGGATCGGATCCGCGACCTCCTGCGCGCCGAGGGGATCGAGCTCGAGGACACGCGGGAGGGGGCGCGATGGCGCCGCGCGCCGTGACCCCCGCCGGCGGCAAGCGGCCGCGCCCGCCGCGCCGGACGGCCAGCGCGCCGGCGGCAGCGATCGACGCCGGCGGGCGCTTCCGGCTGGTTTCCGAGTTCACGCCGCAGGGTGACCAGCCGGCCGCGATCGCCGCGCTCGTCGAAGGCATCCGGCGCGGCGACCGCCACCAGGTGCTGCTCGGGGTCACCGGCAGCGGCAAGTCCTTCACGGTGGCCTGCGTCGTCGAGCAGGTGCAGCGCCCGACGCTCGTGATGGCGCCCAACAAGACCCTGGCCGCGCAGCTCTACGCCGAGCTCAAGGGGCTCTTCCCGCACAACGCCGTCGAGTACTTCGTCTCCTACTACGACTACTACCAGCCCGAGGCCTACATCCCCTCGACCGACACGTACATCGAGAAGGACTCGTCGATCAACGACGAGATCGACAAGCTGCGCCACGCGGCCACCCACTCACTGCTCACCCGGCGCGACGTGCTGGTGGTGGCGAGCGTCTCCTGCATCTACGGCCTGGGCGCGCCCGAGACCTACGGCTCCATGCACGCCTACGTGGAGCGCGGCGCGCGCCTCGACCGGGACGACCTCCTGCGGCGGCTCGTCGACATGCTCTACGAGCGCAACGACATCGACTTCCATCGCGGCACCTTCCGGGTGCGCGGCGACGTGGTGGAGGTCTTCCCCCAGTACGAGGACGAGCGCGCGATCCGGATCGAGTTCTTCGGCAACGAGGTGGAGTCGATCGCGGAGATCGACCCCCTGCGCGGCCGGGTCGTGGCGCGGCCGAGCCGGGCCCTCATCTACCCGGCCAGCCACTACGTCGCGACCGAGGCGATCCTGGCCCGCGCGACCGAAGGGATCCGCGGCGAGCTGCGCGAGCGGCTCGGCGAGCTGCGCGCGGCGGGCAAGCTGCTCGAGGCCCAGCGCCTCGAGCAGCGCACCCTCTACGACCTCGAGCTGCTCGAGTCGATGGGCTTCTGCACCGGGGTCGAGAACTACTCGCGCTGGCTCGACGGGCGCAGCGCCGGCCAGCGCCCCTACACGCTCTTCGACTACTTCCCGGACGACTTCCTGCTGGTCCTCGACGAGAGCCACATCAGCGTGCCCCAGGTGGGCGGCATGTCCCGCGGCGACCGGGCGCGCAAGGAGACGCTGGTCGAGTTCGGCTTCCGGCTGCCCTCCGCGCTCGACAACCGCCCGCTGCGCTTCGACGAGTGGTACGAGCGGATCGGCCAGGCGCTCTACGTCTCGGCCACGCCGGGCGACTGGGAGCTCGAGCAGGCGCGCGGCGTGGTGGTCGAGCAGATCATCCGCCCGACCGGCCTCGTCGACCCCCGGGTCGAGCTGCGCCCGGCGGCGGGCCAGGTCGACGACCTGCTCGGCGAGATCCAGGCGCGCGTCGCCGCGGGCGAACGGGTGCTCGTGACGACTCTCACCAAGCGCATGGCCGAGGAGCTCACCGACTACTACGGCGAGGCCGGCGTCCGGGTCCGCTACCTCCACAGCGACATCCAGACCATCGAGCGCATGGAGATCATCCGCGAGCTGCGCGAGGGCGCCTTCGACGTGCTGGTCGGGATCAACCTGCTGCGCGAGGGCCTCGACATCCCCGAGGTGTCGCTGGTGGCGGTGCTCGACGCCGACAAGGAGGGCTTCCTGCGCTCGGCGCGCTCGCTGATCCAGACGATCGGGCGCGCGGCGCGCAACGTGAACGGCACCGTCATCCTCTACGCCGACCAGCAGACCGACTCGATCCGGCGCACGGTCGAGGAGACCGAGCGCCGCCGCGCCACCCAGGAGCGCTACAACGCCGCCCACGGGATCACGCCCCAGAGCGTGAAGAAGCGCATCTCGAGCCTGCGCGAGTCGATCTGGGAGCAGGACTACGTGACGGTGCCGACCGTGCGCGAGCGGCCCGCGGCGGAGCTGCCGGCGCACGAGCTGCCGCAGCTCCTGGCGGGGCTCCGCCGCGAGATGCAGGCGGCCGCCAAGGAGCTCGACTTCGAGCGCGCCGCCGAGCTGCGCGACCGGATCCGCGCGCTCGAGGACGAGCGCATCGCGCGGGGCTGAGGGACG contains the following coding sequences:
- the ispF gene encoding 2-C-methyl-D-erythritol 2,4-cyclodiphosphate synthase: MTIRVGQGFDAHRLAEGRPLWLGGVEVPHERGLEGHSDGDVLLHAVASALLGALGEGDLGLWFPSEDERLRDVPSSDLLARVVARVRERGFTVGNLDTTVIAQEPRLGPHRKAITEALAKQLDVPGERVNVKITSTDALGAIGRGEGIAAQAVVLLEGSDRAR
- the cysS gene encoding cysteine--tRNA ligase; protein product: MSGLVLFDTRTRLEQRFEPIEPGHARVYTCGPTVYAPQHLGNLRSVLFADLLKRALLAEGLRVTHVINITDVGHLSDDADAGEDKMERAAARAGRSAAEIAAEYTEQWLRDRRRLRCLEAEVYCKASEHIAEQIALARRLEERGFTYRIEDGLYFDTAKFPRYAEFARLDLAGQEAGARIGDVPGKRHPADFALWKFAAPGVRRQQEWDSPWGRGFPGWHLECSAMSIRYLGIPFDIHTGGIDHVPVHHSNEIAQSECAYDVHPWVKIWMHNEFLNLGQEKVSKSKGHALVLDDLVARGIAPLAYRYFFLQAHYRQQQQFSFAEVEAAATGYQRLLGAAAEVREERAAPEPAALAEPRARFRAAIRADLNAPKALEAVWSVARSPLAAAAKRALLLEFDEVLGLGLASETPRAARQEQDPRIDALVAEREAARARRDFAEADRIRDLLRAEGIELEDTREGARWRRAP
- the uvrB gene encoding excinuclease ABC subunit UvrB — translated: MAPRAVTPAGGKRPRPPRRTASAPAAAIDAGGRFRLVSEFTPQGDQPAAIAALVEGIRRGDRHQVLLGVTGSGKSFTVACVVEQVQRPTLVMAPNKTLAAQLYAELKGLFPHNAVEYFVSYYDYYQPEAYIPSTDTYIEKDSSINDEIDKLRHAATHSLLTRRDVLVVASVSCIYGLGAPETYGSMHAYVERGARLDRDDLLRRLVDMLYERNDIDFHRGTFRVRGDVVEVFPQYEDERAIRIEFFGNEVESIAEIDPLRGRVVARPSRALIYPASHYVATEAILARATEGIRGELRERLGELRAAGKLLEAQRLEQRTLYDLELLESMGFCTGVENYSRWLDGRSAGQRPYTLFDYFPDDFLLVLDESHISVPQVGGMSRGDRARKETLVEFGFRLPSALDNRPLRFDEWYERIGQALYVSATPGDWELEQARGVVVEQIIRPTGLVDPRVELRPAAGQVDDLLGEIQARVAAGERVLVTTLTKRMAEELTDYYGEAGVRVRYLHSDIQTIERMEIIRELREGAFDVLVGINLLREGLDIPEVSLVAVLDADKEGFLRSARSLIQTIGRAARNVNGTVILYADQQTDSIRRTVEETERRRATQERYNAAHGITPQSVKKRISSLRESIWEQDYVTVPTVRERPAAELPAHELPQLLAGLRREMQAAAKELDFERAAELRDRIRALEDERIARG